One stretch of Candidatus Poribacteria bacterium DNA includes these proteins:
- a CDS encoding BatA domain-containing protein, with protein MNFLSPTAFLLFGLAAPIVALYILKLRRRREPVSTLLFWEQIFREKQTTSLFQKLKHLLSLLLQLLFLALLVLALARPQFAFMTKSARQIILIIDHSASWNPPSRRHCGW; from the coding sequence ATGAACTTCCTATCGCCAACTGCATTTCTGCTATTCGGTCTCGCGGCACCAATTGTAGCGCTTTATATCCTCAAATTACGTCGCCGCCGCGAACCTGTGTCCACCCTACTGTTTTGGGAACAGATCTTCAGAGAGAAACAGACAACATCCCTGTTTCAAAAATTGAAGCATCTGTTGTCGCTTTTGCTGCAGCTGCTATTCCTCGCACTTTTAGTCCTTGCGCTTGCCCGACCACAATTTGCCTTCATGACCAAGTCGGCACGGCAGATTATTCTGATTATTGATCATTCGGCGAGTTGGAATCCGCCAAGCAGGAGGCATTGCGGATGGTAG
- a CDS encoding VWA domain-containing protein, giving the protein MVDNLRFIDEMMVVSCHTQPTIHSPFTNHQKSLRGAIESIVPTDVKTDLQPALAVAHSVAQTKPNPEIIVLSDFHQIPDTLLAQRDNPDAQLSDAKVRLLSVNLGEEENVGITQFRVRKSLVNAFDYQTLLTVLNASVEEKSFNVELYLNDALLDVRPYTLAPGESKSELFTNFTMEGGKLKAVLDVEDALSTDNVAYAALPKREQIAVLLVTPDNPFLENALAVDEKLDLTVVAPDQYDPGAVEYEVIIFDRYNPPTLGDGNYMLIYPPKAGAIWQIGESLETPIITEWERDHLILRHVHLDNVQITEAYQVQVPATANVLVRSFEDPLLIVEESQNRRIVFVATDTLKSDLPLRIAFPLIVANTIQWFQGKSDIEEYHLQTGEVLKKQIDEASAIESVTITGPTGGSWEIPVEKGELLFDETSVAGFYELKIGEGEEVWAVNLTDMAESQIHAAEGVEDLLEEEEVVLGGAALLHYPPWIYLVLIAVLLSAVEWFLYQRRRID; this is encoded by the coding sequence ATGGTAGATAACCTCCGCTTTATCGACGAAATGATGGTGGTCAGCTGCCACACCCAACCCACAATTCATAGCCCGTTCACCAATCATCAGAAATCGCTACGTGGCGCGATTGAGTCGATTGTCCCCACAGATGTGAAAACAGACCTCCAGCCCGCGTTGGCGGTTGCCCATTCTGTGGCGCAGACCAAACCCAATCCAGAGATTATCGTCCTCAGCGATTTTCATCAAATTCCCGACACACTTCTCGCACAGCGGGATAACCCTGATGCCCAACTTTCAGATGCGAAGGTGCGCCTTTTGTCAGTTAATCTTGGCGAGGAGGAGAATGTCGGAATCACACAGTTTCGCGTGCGGAAAAGTCTGGTCAATGCCTTTGATTACCAAACCTTGTTGACAGTTCTCAATGCGTCAGTCGAGGAAAAGTCCTTCAACGTTGAACTTTACCTCAACGACGCGCTGCTTGATGTCCGTCCTTACACCCTCGCGCCCGGCGAGAGCAAATCCGAACTCTTTACCAACTTTACGATGGAAGGTGGTAAACTAAAAGCTGTGCTAGATGTAGAAGACGCGCTATCTACCGACAACGTTGCTTATGCTGCGCTGCCAAAACGTGAACAAATCGCTGTCCTACTTGTCACGCCGGACAACCCATTCCTCGAAAATGCGCTCGCTGTTGATGAAAAATTGGATCTGACCGTCGTTGCTCCCGACCAATACGACCCCGGTGCGGTAGAATATGAGGTTATCATTTTTGACCGTTATAATCCGCCGACGCTTGGTGATGGCAACTATATGCTCATCTACCCTCCAAAAGCAGGAGCGATTTGGCAGATCGGCGAATCGCTGGAGACCCCAATCATTACAGAGTGGGAGCGTGACCACCTGATTCTACGCCACGTTCATTTGGATAATGTCCAGATAACCGAAGCGTATCAGGTCCAAGTCCCGGCTACGGCGAATGTACTTGTCCGTTCATTTGAAGATCCGTTGCTGATTGTTGAGGAGAGTCAGAATCGAAGAATCGTTTTTGTTGCTACTGACACCCTAAAATCTGACCTGCCCTTGCGTATCGCTTTTCCGCTGATCGTTGCGAATACGATCCAGTGGTTTCAGGGAAAATCGGACATTGAAGAATATCACCTCCAGACAGGAGAGGTACTGAAAAAGCAGATCGACGAAGCCTCCGCAATTGAAAGCGTCACGATCACGGGACCGACAGGTGGGTCGTGGGAGATACCTGTTGAAAAGGGTGAACTGCTCTTTGATGAAACCTCAGTGGCGGGCTTCTATGAACTAAAAATTGGTGAAGGTGAAGAGGTCTGGGCGGTCAATTTGACCGATATGGCAGAATCACAAATCCACGCGGCAGAAGGAGTGGAGGATCTATTGGAGGAGGAAGAGGTTGTATTAGGAGGTGCTGCGCTCTTGCATTATCCGCCGTGGATTTATCTAGTTTTGATCGCGGTGCTGTTAAGTGCTGTCGAATGGTTTCTATATCAACGGAGGCGAATAGACTAA